TGGGTTCTCCGGAGTTTGTcgagaatttttgttttccctgtATCCACATGACCCAGAACACAAACAACAGGAGCTCGTAAAATGTCAggatttttgttcttttcagcAGCCTCTCGCCTTTTCTGGAAAACCGGATAATACATTATGCTCATAACTAATCGACTACTTTTATCAGTTTGCATTCTAAGTTTAGTTTGCCACAAATAATACCTGAATGCGATTCAACGCCCTTTCTCTCCTAGAAACAGCATCTGTCTTTTTAGtatcttcttcgtcatctGAACCATCGCTACTGTCAGATTCTTCTTCCTCCGAACTACTCTCAGAGACTTCACTGTCCGACTTTGCCTTTGGCTGATTTTGCACAACAATGGTGGCCTCGGGAACTGGTGTCTCCTCGACTTCTTCCTCCGAAGACGATTCTGCATCCCACGATTCTTTGacttcttctacttcttccTCCACTAACGTTTCTTCAGTTGCTGTTTGATCAGCCGTTTTTTCTTCCGAAGTCGCGCGCTCTTCTGTTTGAACGGTTGCTTGTTGCTGTTTGTTCGAACGGATTCTTGTACCAGCCCTCGGTCGTTTTTCTCCAATTAAGGGGACATCAATGCCTAAGACAAAAATAGGAGCAACCAAATGAGTTTCCAGAAggtagaatttaaaaaatcaatgaaagtACCTTGCGCTCTCAATACCTCTAAAGAGGCTTGTGAACGGGCCTGTTGTGCCCTCTGTTTTGGGGTCAGAAATTTTCCTTCAGCCTTCAATCGctcctttttctccttttcacgTTGTTTTCTTAATTCTCGGCGTTCCTGTTCTTTCCGTTCCTGTTCTTGTCTAATTCGTTCCTCCTCTTCTGCTTTTCTTTCAGCCTCCTCTTCTTCCCGCCTTATacgttcttcctcttccttaACAGATAAGTGTTCAAAATTTGATCAAGTAACATTTACTTTAGaatttttactttaatttttctgAGAGTTTCTTGCATGGCTGCCAGCGCTTTTTTTCCAGGGCcaccttttttctccttttttgggtcgattttctttttagatttgtcctttttattttttctatcaTCTTGGTCATCATCTGCTTCTTCAGACCTTTCAGGAGCTTCAGGAGCTTCAGGTTCAGGTTCAGCTTCgtcatctttgtttttctttttttttcttcttctttttcttttcagactTTTCATCCTCAAAAATGTCTTCTACTGGTTCATTATCTGGCTCTGGAAATGTGGGTGATGCTATTGCTAATTCATCCGAGtcttcttttactttttttgaatttttttttgtcattttcttcttcttctgttacAGATGTTTTATTGCATGAATTTGCTCTGAAATGTCAGGGGTTAACAGCAACCTGTAATttaatgatggaaaaaaaccatcaaattcgtttgaatattttaaagaTTTTAGATTAGCTTGTAAAGTGAAAGTCGGTAAACGCAACAAATTAGAAGTCATGAGATTAACAGAcaaccaaagaaaaattttcccGTGAAAAATTCTAGTACCATAAAGACGCGACCGTTATCTTTATTTTAGATATTCAAGTATTCTTCATACTATGGTAAAAGTTCAAAATGATTAATGAAAATATCCATACCACGGTGTTAATCACGAAGTCCTTTCGGTCTAGACTCAATCTACAGCCGACAGTAGGTGACGTTGCCAAGTTTAACTGAGCAACCTATTCGCCATCTCTCCTCTCGCGTTTGCACTCACCAAAGCCCATCACTGTGTAATATACTCCGATTCGGATAGTACATAgcgttttttttcaacaacaaaacgagTTGTACGAGTTAGCAGAATTAGTGCAATCCAAATGATGTCATTGAAATAATGTTCCCTCGATAAGCCTGAATGCAAATGTGAAGCTAGAATAATAGTTCAGCTGGGGCTGGTATATTTTATGcatttgtttccatttgtttcaGTGTTTACATAAATGCAGTTGGGTGTTTGGTTATCGAGCCGGCATGCTGCACAGAAGTACCAACGTTCAAATCCTGAATTTACAATAATAGTTACTTAATGTGAAATGTTAAGTAGTTATCGAATTTGCAGGATATATTAAagtgatggaaaaaaacacTTGTGTCCTCTTGTGGATTCATTGACCTGTCCCATCGatcattttttgctttatatCAACCATGAGTAAATTTCTTCAGTTCACTTATTGGGTATTGGTAGATCATGTGAAATATTATGTAGGGAACAAAACGAATGTCGGAagcatgaaaaataaaatgaacaaaatgaaattattacaCATTTAACCTTGTGTAATAAATAGCTGTTTGGCTAACGTACTCTCGTACCAATTCGAAGTATGAAAGTTCGGTTCCTGAAAATACTGAAATTACTTAATTGTGTTAATGTTAAGTAATTATCGAATTTACAGGATACATTAAATGATGGAAAAAACGCATGTATCGTACTATGGATTGCATTGACCTGTACCATCTatcaaattttgcatcaaatCTACTGAGTCAATTTTTAACTCAAATGAATGATTTTTGTTAGATTGCCTTGAATGTTCACTAGGTGTGTTGAATGTTCACTAACAAAACTATGACATAAAAGGTTATGTGAAATTGCACCACATTTATGGTCATACAGTTAGTAATATTCACGATATTATTGATCAAGCATGGTTGAATCGAACactgcctcgtttttcttccGAGTCTTTgcttaaaaattaaaactgcCCTCTATTGTTTAGCTTTAGGGTACTCTTTTTGAAAGTAACACATTTCAGGAGGATGGGTCTATAACGTGTGCGCTCCTTTAGTTTTACTTCATGctcataagaaaaaaaagacacatttttgaaaatgtatgCAAAACTTAGCCTCCTTGCTTTTCCGGTATAAATCAGGCCTACGAACAGTATACAGGAAATGTAAATTCCgtattgtttttgtcaacaATCACACTACAAATTATTGTGGAATGTCATGAAAGCtacataaaaatacaaaaaaaatataggacTCTGGTCTGATGATGGGTATTgcacttatttttatttattagaCGGCTGTTGCTATTGccgtttatttattattagaACGTGACAAGTAACTGAATTAGCAAAATTAAAAGGTAAATACAAAACAGCTATATccttaataaaataatttcaaaggAAGATAAGCTGAGTTTCTATAAAGGTTTTTACGGGAAACGAAAACCTTTAAAAATTAtgctaaaaataataaattctttGTTGACAATAGCATTTAGAATATTCACAGTAATATATAATATGGAAGCCAAGTCGGAAATCCAGTTTTATTTAATTACTAAAATTCTTGCTGCTCGTAGTTCTAACGTTTTAaactggtttttttatttttaaaattattaattatacAAAACTTGAAGACTTCCTTGGAATAAGCCAGTACTGTCTGGTACTGTGTGGCAGAAGGAGGAGTGCCCTGATATTTGTTTGGCAGCGTTGCAGACAGTTGCCGTTGGCGTTCTCTCCCTCCTCCTGAACCTACGTATGGCCAAACGTGAGACGTAGAGCCTTACTTGTGAAGTGTACTCCACCGAAAGCCGGCTGTTGGTATTTTTTCATCGTCATCTTTCATTCTTAACTTCAAATTCTCAGATATTCTTTAAGTAAGTACAAATGTCTGAATTGTCTACAGTTTCATATTGTGTATATTAAGTCTGATGACATTACTTGTAAATTATTATCTAAGTAAAATTATTCCGTCACCGTGTTACCCACGTGGTATTAGCCCGGTCCAAGGCGGGAGAAAATCGTGTCCTATTTAAATGGGGGGTagcaaaaatattctttttgcCATTTTCTATTCTCATTTGGTTGAAATTTGATATTGTTGATGCCAATATGTAAGCTATCACCTAAACATATTTTGATATTTAGAAAATGGATTCTGACAAAGCAGCAATTGTTGAAAACTCTGAAGAGGATATTGAAGAAGttgaagaggaagaggaaggATCTGATAAATTGAGCAAAGAGAAACTGCAGGCAGCAGTTCTTCAAAACCCTAAAGTGATGGCTGCTTTGCAAGCTCGCCTTGACAGCATGGTTGGAGATCCATCTGGTTATATTAAGGTAACCATTTCAACCATATTATAAACAGTAATGATGCAATCATTACTTACCATCTATAGAGTTTGCCTGCTGCAGTCCAGCGGCGTATCAAGGCTCTTAAAAATCTTCAACTTGAAACAACCAAAATTGAAGCAGAATTTTTTAAGGAAGTGCATGTTCTTGAGTGCAAGTACCAAGAAAAATATCAGTCCTTCTTTGAAAAGGTAGGATGTTgctttgtaatttttgtaatTGGAGTTAAATGTGATTTCTATTTAGCGAGCCAAAATTACAAGTGGAGATTATGAGCCTACTGATGAAGAATGTGTCTGGACATTGGACGATGACAAAGAAAGTGAGGAGCTTTCTGAAGATATGAAGAATAAGGTCACACTTGAGAATGACACTAAGGAAGAAGATATGAAGGGAGTTCCTGAATTCTGGTTAACCATCTTTAAAAATGTTGAATTGCTTGCTGACATGGTTCAAGATCATGATGAGCCCATCCTGAAACACCTTGTTGATATCAAAGTTCGATATGTAGAAGAACCTATGGGCTTTATTCTTGATTTTCACTTCACTCCAAATGATTACTTTGAGAACACCATCTTGACAAAGACATATGACATGAAATGTGTTCCTGATGAAGAAGATCCATTCAGCTTTGAAGGACCTGAAATCCACAAATGCAAGGTATCATTCTTTAAACATAGGTTTGGTGCTTTAACTCATGCATGTTTTTTAGGGCACTACAATTGactggaaaaaagggaaaaatgtcACAGTCAAGACCATTAAAAAGAAGCAGAAGCACAAGTCTAAGGGAAGTGTTCGTACCGTCTCAAAGACTGTCCAGAACGattcgtttttcaatttcttcagTCCTCCTGCTGGTACGTTTTTACCAAGAAAGAGCTTAAAGAAAAGTTCCTTTGATTCAGGGTTTTAAATAATAGTTACTGACGATGCTGATGAAGAAGTTGACGAGGATACCCGTGCGCTGCTAACGGCTGACTTTGAAATTGGCCATTACATCAGAGAAAGTATTGTACCGCGTGCAACGCTTTATTTTACTGGTAAGTTATTCTTTTAGCAGAAGGAGACAAGTGATCCAATTATTTTGGATTAGGTGATGCATTGATGGAGGATGATTTTgatgaggaggaggaggaagaggagggAGATGAAGAAGGGGAAGaaggtgaagaagaagacgaggacCCTGATTTCGATCCCCGTAAACATGCCAAGGCCGTTCGAGGTCAGAAAGGACAAGCAAATCCGGCGGAATGCAAGCAACAATGAGGACGATTCGAAACTTGAAGAATTGGTTATTCACTTTAATATAACTTTGCTCTTCAATGTTAACCTACTGTGTATTTCCCTTTCCCGAAATTACAAAACAGTTCCTCAATACTGTTCTTTAATCTAATAAAATTTCGTCTAATCAagtctcatttttgtttgctatAAAGTGAGGTTACTGCACATGTAATTTTGACTCCTGTAACAAAATTTTGCAAGGGAGTGATTAGTATAGAAGCAGTGACATGGTACAAATCCAAAAATCTCAACcctttaaacaattttttttttaaataaatttttgtttttagaaacCTGGCTTAGGAATTTATCCCAGCCTGTTCAAGGCTTTGTAGAGGCGAAAGATGGCGAAATAGTTTGACTTTTAAAGCATGTAAGATGATAAAGTCGAGTGAACAATCAGGAGCATAAGTTCATACCAAAATTTAATGTTATTTGTTTCTGTAAATAGAGCTTTTTCTCTTCACAAAATCTGccagataaaaaaattgtagacTTGATAGTTTGTTAATCCACAAGGAAAACTTTTAATGCATATATATTTCTGACTCAAGTGTCAAACATGAAAACCAATATTCAGGTCAATGAACAGAATAACGATGAAAcaagttgaaataaaaaccaaacaaatttcattgtACAACAACGAACTTTATTCCATTTTAGAAGTTAGAGGACGCATGTTAACTTTCCAAGCTCCTGTGGAATACCGCAGCCACATCAGGATCAAGTCTCGACCCATCTGAAGCCAGCTCCATACAGGAACAATTTTTGAACCTAAACAGTCCTCAGACAGTTAAGACAACTTTGAACATCAATTCTCATAGAAGTAATTGTATCACTTAATCTATAGTAGGAAACTGTGGTTATGATATATTGTAGGAAATGAACTTGCCTTCAATTTCCATCCATCTAACTGAAACTTCACCCGTCGGTATCTTCATGTACTCTGCTATGTATATAAGTTCAACATCAAAAGCCCTACCAGAGATGAACAGTGTGAGCACGGGCAGTGAAATTCCAGCAATTGGGCGTAAAATGAGATGATTTACCATCGCTCAATGTGAAGATTCGGAAAGCATAACCTGGCAGTTGGTCTCGTAAGCAGTTTAAAACCACATTGCGTGTCTCGCACCGATCGGGCGGCAAACAACCAAACCAATAGATGAAATCCTTTCATTAGGACAGTTCTAAAGAAAGAACGAGAGGCAATAGCTTCTTTTTCTAGATGAGCACGAGATCCGCAGACAAGACCTAGTGCCTTATCTATGGGCTGAcctgaatttgaaaatttccttaTAGTACTAGCATCCAAAATATAgtttttttccaaataacCTTTAACAAGttctttcaaattgttttgaagCTTAGATATATCCTCAAATGTTGTTGCTCCATCGGCATCGGCGAATAATAGCTGTTCTCCCCTAGCGCTAAGCATTCCCTGAAAAGGTGAAATGCTTATTTTAATCCACAAGATGGATTacttattaaaaaataaacaggaAATACTATACCAGTCGTACAGCACCACCTTTCCCACGGTTGTTTGATAATGTCAGCACTCTAACTTTATCAGAACCAAATGTTTTAGAATAACCAAGGCCAAGTTCTGTAGTATTATCAGTGCTTCCATCATCTACAATAAGAACTTCATATGTGCAGCTTGGATTACTTTTCAGCTTCTTTTCAAGGTAATCGAGGCACTCATCTAGCATCACAGGTACtatgtaaaaaattgtaaaaataattattgtgtaATAAAATAGGGTTGTTTAAACACTCTAcatcgtttttcttcattgtaGGCCGGTACAATTACGGAAAGCCAAATGGTAGATTCATCTTCAATTGAAGGAAACCTCTGCTTTTCAGCAGTATTTGGatccaaaaagaatttttcttccttgaaTCTAATAACCTTTGCATATGTTTCAGATGTTAAATATATGAAGAGCAACATCTATGAAGCAAAATACTTTATTACAAACTCAAACATATCACCTTTTTACATACTAACCACCAAAGTTGCACACCCTAAAACCAACAACAGTCCTAAGAGCAGCATACTGTTTGAAATCTATCGTACGGTTTACTGATCGACCTACACTCAGTTGCTGTTCGAGCTTAACCGGAAAGAACTTTGGCGAGTTACAATTGTGACCTTTGGCACATAATAATGTTTAAAGGAAGTAAATAATGATCGCCCAAATTGAGTTTTTACACACAACAGCCGATGGCCAAATAGCCAGTGACACGTCGCCGGCAGCATTATGGAGCCTTGTCTACTGTTGTCCTGACAACCgagaaataaaagcaaaacatgGCCAACTAGACGACTGCTACGACAAGGGCAGACAAACTGTTTGAACATCTTGGGAAATTCTAACATGGATCTTTTAAATTTAACCAGTTAGCAAGATCATGGGTCAGTATAATACAAGGAACAGATTGGATGAAGAACTTAAATCTCCAAATATAGGTACTGGTAATGTGTAATTTTTAgaatattattattcattgATTTCTCTCATTAATATGTTTTCTAGATCCCATTAGAAAGCTTCCTTTAGAACTGAGTCTTACTGTGTTGTCCCATCTAAATGCAACTGACTTGTGCCTCGCAGGTTGTGTCTGGAATGACTTGGCATGTGATGAACTTTTATGGATGGGGTAGTGTTTACATATccatttcattaaaaaaactgTACTCCCAAACTGATTATGTTGGGTTATTTAACAGGCTGTGCAGAAATTGGGGCTATCATCATTTGCCACCGAAAGTACAATCATATCGAAAGCTATACCTGATTCTTGATGAAGGATCCCTGATATTTTGTGCAGATGCTGAAAAGGCATGTATATTATTGTGTGTAAAAACCTGCTGCAACTATAACAATTTAAAACTTCTTCtgttgtaaattttttatttagggcatgaaatattttttcaacAATGGACTGATAAAGAATGACCCTGAAGATATTGCAAATTTTCTTCATCATACAAATAAACTTAATTCTCTACAACTTTGTTGTTATTTAGGCCAAAGGTAGGTTTTTTTGATGACTTGTAAACAATATTTAGCTAATGATAGTAGTTAAGTGTTAATCATTAATGTATGTATATACAGAGGAGATGTCCTTGATCACTTCATTGGTTTACAAAACTTCAAAGGCGAATCTTTACCGAATGCTCTGCGCACTGTATTTTCACGAACATTGGCAGGAGACATTCATGGCAATTATTTACATACTCTTCTAGACAAATTTTCCCGACGATTTTACGACTGCAACCAGCATTTAAAATTACCGCCAGGTATGATATCGTTCAATGTAAAATGTATGAGTTTCTCACAGCTGTATATCGTCTTTACGATTTGCAGATACTATCTATATCGTCAGTTTTTCCCTGATAATTCTTTCCGTGGACCTCTCTAGTCCtcacataaaaaacaaaatgtcgaAACGCGAATTCATTCGTAACGTACGAAGAGCAGTTGGTCATAGGATAGACGACGATTGGTGCGGGCATCTATATGATGATGTAATAGAACAGTATTTATGTAACgcagtttcagttttttacgtattttttttaattttcccttGTTCACCTATGATTTTCTCAGATTTATCTTATTGGCCATGTTGCACCGGGGAGGTGTAACAAAACTTCCCGACCAGATCACCATTAACATACTTGGTGAAGAAGTTCTGATATGCCATGACcgcttttattattattggttATCACAAGGACCACACCAGTAGGAAAACCCTTCATTGATTTTTCATCTACTCCGATGTTAACACCTCCATGTTAGTGTAAGATAGAATAACGTCCATAGATTTAGCAGATTTGTAAAGCTAAGGTATGTTTACGTTACAAGCTAGTAAAATTCAATCAATTGTGTAAACCCATTGTAATTTTCCtttattataaaaaataaCCTCAATAAACTAATCTACACATTGTATGCGCTCTAGCCTCTGAAGAGAACGAGAACAGAGCAGTTCCTTAGGTGACCTACCGTACGAAGTTGTTCAGACTTGGTGTGGGGGTTCGTATATCGAGGCAGGGATACACTACCCGATTTTCCATAACTAAAGCGATTACTTGCTGTACGAGGACTATGTTGTCTTTGAAACCAGTCGGTCGACTTGGGTTCGAGAAAGAT
The window above is part of the Daphnia carinata strain CSIRO-1 chromosome 7, CSIRO_AGI_Dcar_HiC_V3, whole genome shotgun sequence genome. Proteins encoded here:
- the LOC130687147 gene encoding dolichyl-phosphate beta-glucosyltransferase-like isoform X3; this encodes MLLLGLLLVLGCATLVMLLFIYLTSETYAKVIRFKEEKFFLDPNTAEKQRFPSIEDESTIWLSVIVPAYNEEKRLPVMLDECLDYLEKKLKSNPSCTYEVLIVDDGSTDNTTELGLGYSKTFGSDKVRVLTLSNNRGKGGAVRLGMLSARGEQLLFADADGATTFEDISKLQNNLKELVKGYLEKNYILDASTIRKFSNSGQPIDKALGLVCGSRAHLEKEAIASRSFFRTVLMKGFHLLVWLFAARSVRDTQCGFKLLTRPTARLCFPNLHIERWAFDVELIYIAEYMKIPTGEVSVRWMEIEGKFISYNIS
- the LOC130687147 gene encoding dolichyl-phosphate beta-glucosyltransferase-like isoform X2, translating into MLLLGLLLVLGCATLVMLLFIYLTSETYAKVIRFKEEKFFLDPNTAEKQRFPSIEDESTIWLSVIVPAYNEEKRLPVMLDECLDYLEKKLKSNPSCTYEVLIVDDGSTDNTTELGLGYSKTFGSDKVRVLTLSNNRGKGGAVRLGMLSARGEQLLFADADGATTFEDISKLQNNLKELVKGQPIDKALGLVCGSRAHLEKEAIASRSFFRTVLMKGFHLLVWLFAARSVRDTQCGFKLLTRPTARLCFPNLHIERWAFDVELIYIAEYMKIPTGEVSVRWMEIEGSKIVPVWSWLQMGRDLILMWLRYSTGAWKVNMRPLTSKME
- the LOC130687167 gene encoding LOW QUALITY PROTEIN: F-box only protein 8-like (The sequence of the model RefSeq protein was modified relative to this genomic sequence to represent the inferred CDS: inserted 1 base in 1 codon), coding for MGQYNTRNRLDEELKSPNIDPIRKLPLELSLTVLSHLNATDLCLAGCVWNDLACDELLWMGLCRNWGYHHLPPKVQSYRKLYLILDEGSLIFCADAEKGMKYFFNNGLIKNDPEDIANFLHHTNKLNSLQLCCYLGQRGDVLDHFIGLQNFKGESLPNALRTVFSRTLAGDIHGNYLHTLLDKFSRRFYDCNQHLKLPPDTIYIVSFSLIILSVDLSSPHIKNKMSKREFIRNVRRAVGHRIDDDWCGHLYDDIYLIGHVAPGRCXQNFPTRSPLTYLVKKF
- the LOC130687147 gene encoding dolichyl-phosphate beta-glucosyltransferase-like isoform X1, with the protein product MLLLGLLLVLGCATLVMLLFIYLTSETYAKVIRFKEEKFFLDPNTAEKQRFPSIEDESTIWLSVIVPAYNEEKRLPVMLDECLDYLEKKLKSNPSCTYEVLIVDDGSTDNTTELGLGYSKTFGSDKVRVLTLSNNRGKGGAVRLGMLSARGEQLLFADADGATTFEDISKLQNNLKELVKGYLEKNYILDASTIRKFSNSGQPIDKALGLVCGSRAHLEKEAIASRSFFRTVLMKGFHLLVWLFAARSVRDTQCGFKLLTRPTARLCFPNLHIERWAFDVELIYIAEYMKIPTGEVSVRWMEIEGSKIVPVWSWLQMGRDLILMWLRYSTGAWKVNMRPLTSKME
- the LOC130687134 gene encoding nucleosome assembly protein 1-like 1-B, giving the protein MDSDKAAIVENSEEDIEEVEEEEEGSDKLSKEKLQAAVLQNPKVMAALQARLDSMVGDPSGYIKSLPAAVQRRIKALKNLQLETTKIEAEFFKEVHVLECKYQEKYQSFFEKRAKITSGDYEPTDEECVWTLDDDKESEELSEDMKNKVTLENDTKEEDMKGVPEFWLTIFKNVELLADMVQDHDEPILKHLVDIKVRYVEEPMGFILDFHFTPNDYFENTILTKTYDMKCVPDEEDPFSFEGPEIHKCKGTTIDWKKGKNVTVKTIKKKQKHKSKGSVRTVSKTVQNDSFFNFFSPPAVTDDADEEVDEDTRALLTADFEIGHYIRESIVPRATLYFTGDALMEDDFDEEEEEEEGDEEGEEGEEEDEDPDFDPRKHAKAVRGQKGQANPAECKQQ